The following coding sequences are from one Desulfobacterales bacterium window:
- a CDS encoding ATP-binding protein, producing the protein MIISVASGKGGTGKTTVAVNLALSINSNVALLDCDVEEPNGHIFIKAAYDKTETVFTPVPEVDEKKCNLCGKCGDICRFKAIVMAGDSVMTFPELCHSCGGCKEICPEKAITEVGRELGFIQRGLKNNIEFIYGKLRVGEAMSPPLIRKVRSFSHNNKIIIIDAPPGTSCPVIASLKGSDFVVLVTEPTPFGLHDLKLAVSAVRYLNISHGLVINRSDIGDNKVVEYAKKEKIPILMEIPFDRKIAEIYSRGETIVENLPEWKEKFYKLYENIEALIKSEAA; encoded by the coding sequence ATGATAATTAGTGTAGCAAGCGGAAAAGGAGGAACCGGTAAAACAACCGTAGCGGTTAACCTTGCATTATCAATAAATTCAAATGTCGCTTTATTAGATTGTGACGTAGAAGAGCCAAATGGTCATATTTTTATTAAAGCGGCTTACGATAAAACTGAAACAGTTTTCACTCCTGTGCCTGAAGTAGATGAAAAAAAATGTAACTTATGTGGAAAATGTGGAGATATATGTAGATTTAAAGCTATAGTTATGGCTGGTGATTCAGTTATGACATTTCCTGAATTATGCCATAGCTGCGGTGGATGCAAAGAAATATGTCCAGAAAAAGCAATTACGGAAGTTGGTCGAGAATTAGGTTTTATCCAAAGAGGCTTAAAAAATAACATTGAGTTTATTTATGGAAAATTAAGAGTGGGAGAAGCAATGTCTCCTCCTTTAATTCGAAAAGTCCGTTCTTTTTCCCATAATAACAAAATAATCATTATAGACGCCCCGCCTGGAACATCATGCCCTGTAATAGCATCATTAAAAGGAAGCGATTTTGTAGTGTTAGTAACCGAACCAACTCCTTTTGGATTACATGATTTAAAACTCGCTGTTTCGGCAGTTCGATACCTTAATATTTCCCACGGATTAGTCATTAATCGCTCAGATATTGGAGATAATAAAGTTGTAGAATATGCAAAAAAAGAGAAAATTCCAATCCTTATGGAAATACCTTTTGATAGAAAGATTGCTGAAATTTATTCACGAGGAGAAACAATTGTAGAAAACCTACCTGAATGGAAAGAAAAATTTTATAAATTATATGAAAATATTGAAGCATTAATTAAATCGGAGGCGGCCTAA
- a CDS encoding ATP-binding protein, whose protein sequence is MKELTIISGKGGTGKTSIVAAFASLAEKFILCDADVDASDLHLIFNPQIIERHEFKSGNKAVINKEKCTQCGLCLSLCRFEAINKEFKVDSLACEGCGVCVDFCPENAIDFPQNNCGEWFISDTRFGPFVHAQLGIAEENSGKLVTIVRKAAQKLAKEKEFNLILTDGPPGVGCPVIASIGGSSAVLIVTEPTMSGKHDMERVITLSEHFKVPVMICVNKSDLNLSVAQDIEKTAKATNITFLGHIPFDPIFTKAMVCQQNIFEYNDKSEAAIAVKKIWTKILNKLN, encoded by the coding sequence ATGAAAGAATTAACTATAATTAGTGGAAAGGGTGGGACTGGCAAAACGAGTATAGTTGCCGCTTTTGCATCATTAGCAGAAAAGTTCATATTGTGCGATGCTGACGTGGATGCTTCTGATCTTCATTTAATATTTAATCCTCAAATAATTGAGCGCCATGAATTCAAGTCCGGAAATAAAGCAGTAATAAATAAAGAAAAATGTACTCAATGCGGTTTATGCTTATCTCTATGCAGATTTGAAGCTATAAATAAAGAATTCAAAGTTGATTCCCTTGCATGTGAAGGATGTGGCGTCTGTGTTGATTTTTGTCCTGAAAATGCAATAGATTTTCCCCAAAATAATTGTGGTGAATGGTTTATTTCCGATACACGTTTTGGGCCATTTGTTCATGCTCAACTTGGAATAGCTGAAGAAAACTCTGGAAAACTTGTTACAATTGTTAGAAAAGCCGCTCAAAAACTTGCAAAAGAAAAAGAATTTAATTTAATTTTAACAGATGGTCCTCCTGGAGTAGGCTGTCCAGTAATTGCTTCTATTGGAGGATCAAGTGCCGTATTAATTGTTACTGAACCTACGATGTCGGGTAAACATGATATGGAAAGGGTAATTACTCTATCAGAGCATTTTAAAGTTCCTGTCATGATATGTGTTAATAAATCTGACCTTAATTTAAGCGTAGCTCAAGATATAGAAAAAACAGCCAAAGCTACTAATATAACTTTTTTAGGCCACATACCCTTTGATCCCATCTTTACAAAAGCTATGGTATGTCAACAAAATATATTTGAATATAATGACAAATCAGAAGCAGCTATCGCTGTAAAAAAAATTTGGACAAAAATTTTAAATAAACTTAATTAA
- a CDS encoding sigma 54-interacting transcriptional regulator: MISDNNQTTEEILNCITEGVFTVDLNWIVTSFNKAAEKITGIDKMEAIGRPCCEVFRANICETDCALKNTLETGTPIINKSVYIMTSKGKRVPISISTALFKNEKGQIIGGVETFRDLTVVEKLRKALRKQNVFSDIISQNYEMHQLFSILPQIAESESNLLIYGESGTGKELIARAIHNMSARKNAPLITINCGAIPDTLLESELFGYIAGAFTDARKDKPGRFALAEGGSIFLDEIGDISTALQVKLLRVLQEKEFEPLGGTNPQKANVRVITATNKDMETMVKEKKFREDLYYRINVIKIELPPLRARKEDIPILVESFIDRFNHAKGKDIVDVSEDAMVLLINYDWPGNIRELQNAIEHAFVLCRSALIEPFHLPKSIATSKINNGLLKIRTLAEIEKQVILDALSRNSFKKLATAQELGINKTTLWRKIKKFSINIPV, encoded by the coding sequence ATGATATCTGACAATAATCAAACCACCGAAGAAATCCTAAACTGTATTACTGAAGGTGTTTTTACGGTTGATCTTAATTGGATAGTTACTTCTTTTAATAAAGCCGCAGAGAAAATTACGGGTATAGATAAAATGGAAGCTATTGGTAGACCGTGCTGTGAAGTTTTTCGAGCAAATATCTGCGAAACCGATTGCGCTTTGAAAAATACACTGGAAACAGGTACTCCGATTATAAATAAATCCGTTTATATTATGACAAGCAAGGGCAAACGAGTACCCATAAGCATCAGTACGGCATTGTTTAAGAATGAAAAAGGCCAAATTATTGGAGGAGTTGAAACATTTCGTGATCTTACTGTTGTGGAAAAACTTCGAAAGGCGTTGCGAAAACAGAATGTTTTTTCAGATATAATTAGTCAAAATTATGAAATGCACCAGCTTTTTTCAATTTTACCACAAATAGCTGAGAGTGAAAGTAATTTGCTTATCTATGGCGAAAGCGGTACAGGAAAAGAGCTTATTGCCAGAGCGATTCATAACATGAGTGCACGCAAAAATGCCCCTTTAATAACAATTAACTGTGGAGCTATACCAGATACACTATTGGAATCAGAGCTTTTTGGATATATTGCAGGCGCATTTACAGATGCCCGTAAAGATAAACCAGGACGTTTTGCTTTGGCTGAAGGAGGCTCTATTTTTTTAGATGAAATTGGAGATATTTCTACGGCTCTCCAAGTTAAACTTTTAAGAGTTCTTCAAGAAAAAGAGTTTGAACCCCTTGGCGGCACTAATCCACAAAAAGCAAATGTTCGGGTAATAACGGCTACAAATAAAGATATGGAAACAATGGTTAAAGAAAAAAAATTCCGTGAAGATCTTTATTATCGTATTAATGTTATCAAAATAGAATTACCTCCGCTGAGGGCTCGAAAAGAAGATATACCCATTTTAGTCGAGAGTTTTATTGACAGGTTTAACCATGCCAAAGGAAAAGATATCGTTGATGTTTCAGAAGATGCAATGGTGCTGCTTATTAATTATGATTGGCCTGGCAATATTCGTGAATTACAGAATGCTATCGAACATGCCTTTGTTCTTTGTAGATCCGCTCTAATAGAGCCATTTCATTTACCTAAAAGTATTGCTACATCGAAAATCAATAACGGACTATTAAAAATTAGAACTCTTGCAGAAATAGAAAAACAAGTCATTCTTGATGCTTTGTCCAGAAATAGTTTTAAAAAGCTTGCTACTGCGCAGGAATTAGGCATAAACAAAACAACCTTATGGCGTAAGATAAAAAAATTTAGCATTAATATTCCTGTATAA
- the tadA gene encoding tRNA adenosine(34) deaminase TadA: MNIDFLNFNHEKYMELAIEEALKAKNCGEVPVGAVIIDADGNILSKAYNSPILLNDPTAHAEIIAIKKAGNVIKNYRLINTTIYVTIEPCIMCMGAIINSRIKRLVFGAHEPKWGSSGSIYDFPNDSRLNHSPEVIKGILENECKSIIKKFFDLRRKTKYSNKGIEKLD, encoded by the coding sequence ATGAATATTGACTTCTTAAATTTCAATCACGAAAAATATATGGAACTTGCCATTGAAGAAGCTTTAAAAGCTAAAAACTGCGGTGAAGTTCCAGTTGGAGCAGTCATCATTGATGCAGATGGAAATATTTTATCAAAAGCCTATAATTCACCCATATTGCTTAATGATCCAACAGCTCATGCTGAAATCATTGCCATAAAAAAAGCGGGCAATGTAATTAAGAACTACAGACTTATAAATACGACTATTTATGTTACAATTGAGCCTTGTATAATGTGCATGGGCGCAATTATAAATTCAAGAATAAAAAGATTAGTTTTTGGGGCCCATGAGCCTAAATGGGGTTCTTCTGGCTCAATTTATGATTTCCCTAATGACAGCAGGCTTAATCATTCTCCTGAAGTGATAAAAGGCATTTTAGAAAATGAGTGTAAATCAATAATAAAAAAATTTTTTGATTTGCGCCGTAAAACAAAATATAGTAACAAAGGAATTGAAAAACTTGATTAA
- a CDS encoding adenylosuccinate synthase, giving the protein MANIAIIGTQWGDEGKGKIVDLLAEFADIVVRFQGGNNAGHTMVVDGEQFISHLIPSGILQKKKCFIGNGVVVDPSVLIQEIDRLTKKGVDVSPEMLKISHNAHIIMPYHKTIDMARENKQAEKKIGTTGRGIGPCYEDKVSRRGIRFVDIIDLDVFREKLEEILDEKNFYLKNYFKTDTLDFNEIFNDFKKFAERLTPYVADISFSLSEAFKQGKQVLFEGAQGTYLDIDHGTYPYVTSSNTVSGNACSGAGVGPKDITGVIGVVKAYTTRVGEGPFPTELFDEAGEYIQKKGAEFGATTGRKRRCGWLDFVILKNAVRLNGLTGIAITKLDVLGGLKNLNICTEYEHKGKIIKEFPSSLKILSECNPIHESLPGWEEDISKIRKFEDLPINTINYLKRIESVLQVPIKIISVGPGREETIIKKNDFI; this is encoded by the coding sequence GTGGCAAACATCGCAATTATTGGAACTCAATGGGGAGATGAGGGAAAAGGAAAAATTGTTGATTTACTCGCAGAATTTGCTGATATAGTAGTTCGCTTTCAAGGAGGAAATAATGCTGGGCATACAATGGTAGTTGATGGAGAACAGTTTATATCTCATCTTATTCCGTCAGGGATATTGCAAAAGAAAAAATGCTTTATTGGAAACGGAGTTGTCGTAGATCCTTCTGTGTTAATTCAAGAAATAGATCGTTTAACAAAAAAGGGCGTAGATGTAAGTCCTGAAATGTTAAAAATAAGTCACAATGCGCATATAATAATGCCTTATCATAAAACTATTGATATGGCTCGAGAGAATAAACAGGCTGAAAAAAAGATTGGAACTACCGGAAGGGGTATAGGCCCGTGCTATGAAGATAAAGTTTCAAGAAGAGGAATAAGATTCGTTGATATTATCGATTTAGATGTTTTTAGAGAAAAACTTGAAGAAATATTAGACGAAAAAAATTTTTACTTAAAAAACTATTTTAAAACAGATACTTTGGATTTCAATGAAATTTTTAACGACTTTAAAAAATTCGCTGAAAGACTCACTCCTTACGTTGCAGACATCTCTTTTTCTCTTAGTGAGGCGTTTAAACAAGGAAAGCAAGTTCTTTTTGAAGGTGCACAAGGAACCTATCTTGATATTGATCACGGAACTTATCCATATGTAACATCTTCAAATACTGTATCTGGAAATGCTTGTAGTGGCGCTGGAGTAGGTCCAAAAGATATTACAGGAGTTATTGGAGTTGTTAAAGCTTATACAACAAGAGTCGGGGAAGGACCATTTCCAACTGAACTTTTCGATGAAGCTGGTGAATATATACAAAAAAAAGGTGCAGAATTTGGAGCAACTACAGGCAGAAAAAGAAGATGCGGATGGCTTGATTTCGTTATTTTAAAAAATGCCGTAAGATTAAATGGACTTACTGGCATAGCAATAACAAAATTAGACGTACTTGGAGGTTTAAAAAACCTAAATATTTGCACTGAATACGAGCATAAAGGAAAAATTATTAAAGAATTTCCTTCAAGCCTTAAAATTCTATCAGAATGCAATCCGATACATGAATCGCTTCCAGGATGGGAAGAAGATATTTCAAAAATAAGAAAATTTGAAGATCTTCCAATTAATACTATTAATTATTTAAAAAGAATAGAATCAGTTCTTCAAGTACCAATAAAAATAATTTCAGTAGGGCCTGGAAGAGAAGAAACTATTATTAAAAAAAATGATTTTATATAA